In Agromyces sp. G08B096, a genomic segment contains:
- a CDS encoding CGNR zinc finger domain-containing protein, which translates to MADAAAHVSRETYPQIAGALALDLVNTVSWRLSAERRIEHLVDYGDVLRWAAQVGLIDRETIRALERLAAADPQGATVEHRGILDLREALYDAAYDGAPTEPVVREHADAVAAGRLERDGDGDGWAWRFPVDLALPRRRIALAAVDLLLRDDLDRLGQCSDAECGWVFLDTSPRHNRRWCVASDCGNRNRVREHYARSRKTDAAGERAAGTPEEPAVAATR; encoded by the coding sequence ATGGCGGATGCCGCAGCCCACGTCTCCCGCGAGACCTACCCCCAGATCGCGGGCGCCCTCGCGCTCGATCTGGTGAACACCGTGTCGTGGCGGCTCAGCGCCGAACGCCGCATCGAGCACCTCGTCGACTACGGGGATGTGCTCCGCTGGGCCGCGCAGGTGGGCCTGATCGACCGCGAGACCATCCGGGCGCTCGAGCGACTCGCCGCCGCCGATCCCCAGGGGGCCACGGTCGAGCACCGAGGCATCCTCGACCTGCGCGAAGCGCTCTACGACGCCGCCTACGACGGAGCGCCGACCGAGCCCGTCGTGCGCGAGCACGCCGACGCGGTCGCCGCCGGCCGGCTTGAGCGCGACGGCGACGGCGACGGGTGGGCGTGGCGCTTCCCCGTCGATCTCGCGCTGCCGCGACGTCGCATCGCGCTCGCCGCCGTCGACCTGCTGCTTCGCGACGACCTCGACCGGCTCGGGCAGTGCTCCGATGCCGAATGCGGCTGGGTCTTCCTCGACACCTCGCCCCGGCACAACCGGCGCTGGTGCGTCGCCTCCGACTGCGGCAACCGCAACCGCGTGCGCGAGCACTACGCACGCAGCCGGAAGACGGACGCGGCCGGGGAACGAGCCGCCGGCACCCCGGAAGAGCCCGCGGTCGCGGCGACGCGTTAG
- a CDS encoding MFS transporter, giving the protein MSAESSVSRSSQAARSWRRDFGRLWVSQGASVVGAEIGDLAIPLLAVLVLHASALELGLMSLARWLPFLLLALPLGVLVDRMRRRPLIVTADWARALLCAAIATAALTGVLTFPALVALVAVIGCFTVLFEVSYQSVLPTVVPVPELGTANARLGATASAAQVGGPGLGGLLVQWLTAPVALVATALTYVVSAVAVQRIRAVELPPGATGGFAAELREGLRFVARDRYLVANLGFSALYNPFAEWILVLFTLHAVQSLGLDAAQLGFVLATGAVGALVGSVLAGRAVRRFGAGRPLLWCAIVECVVLLALPLADASWGVAAVMATVSVAFALNGAGTAMSSVILITIRQLRTPDRLLGRVNASMRWVSYGTIALGAAAGGVVGELLGTRLGLLIGALLCLATVVWVALSPLPRIGDPTALAIPERREPLGPEPSEPAARPA; this is encoded by the coding sequence ATGTCTGCCGAATCATCCGTTAGCCGATCGTCGCAAGCCGCACGCTCGTGGCGCCGCGACTTCGGACGCCTGTGGGTGTCGCAGGGCGCCTCGGTCGTCGGCGCCGAGATCGGCGACCTCGCCATTCCGCTCCTCGCGGTGCTCGTGCTGCACGCCTCCGCGCTCGAGCTCGGCCTCATGAGCCTCGCCCGCTGGCTGCCGTTCCTGCTGCTCGCCCTCCCGCTCGGGGTGCTGGTCGACCGCATGCGCCGCCGGCCGCTCATCGTCACCGCGGACTGGGCCCGCGCCCTGCTCTGCGCGGCCATCGCGACCGCGGCACTCACGGGCGTGCTCACCTTCCCCGCCCTCGTCGCGCTCGTCGCCGTCATCGGCTGCTTCACGGTGCTCTTCGAGGTGTCGTACCAATCCGTCCTCCCGACGGTGGTGCCGGTGCCCGAACTCGGCACGGCGAACGCCCGGCTGGGAGCGACCGCGTCGGCCGCCCAGGTCGGCGGGCCCGGGCTCGGGGGCCTGCTCGTGCAGTGGCTGACCGCCCCGGTCGCACTCGTCGCGACCGCGCTCACCTACGTGGTGTCGGCCGTCGCGGTGCAGCGCATCCGCGCCGTCGAGCTCCCGCCGGGCGCCACGGGCGGCTTCGCCGCCGAGCTCCGCGAGGGCCTGCGATTCGTCGCCCGAGACCGCTACCTCGTCGCGAACCTCGGGTTCTCGGCCCTGTACAACCCGTTCGCCGAGTGGATCCTCGTCCTGTTCACGCTGCACGCCGTCCAGTCGCTCGGGCTCGACGCCGCGCAGCTCGGCTTCGTGCTCGCGACCGGCGCGGTCGGCGCCCTCGTCGGCTCGGTGCTCGCCGGCCGAGCGGTCCGCCGGTTCGGCGCGGGCCGGCCGCTGCTCTGGTGCGCGATCGTCGAGTGCGTCGTGCTGCTGGCGCTGCCGCTGGCGGATGCCTCGTGGGGCGTCGCCGCCGTCATGGCGACGGTCTCGGTGGCGTTCGCCCTGAACGGCGCGGGAACGGCGATGTCGAGCGTCATCCTCATCACGATCCGGCAGCTGCGCACCCCCGACCGCCTGCTCGGACGCGTGAACGCCAGCATGCGCTGGGTGTCGTACGGCACCATCGCGCTCGGTGCCGCGGCCGGCGGGGTCGTCGGCGAGCTGCTCGGCACCCGGCTCGGGCTGCTCATCGGCGCCCTGCTCTGCCTCGCCACCGTCGTGTGGGTCGCGCTCTCACCGCTTCCCCGCATCGGCGACCCCACCGCCCTCGCGATCCCCGAGCGCCGAGAGCCGCTCGGCCCCGAGCCGTCGGAACCCGCCGCCCGCCCCGCCTGA